GAATGGTGATCTGATTCCTGATAAAGTCCGGAGTGGAGTCCGAGTCGGTCAGTCCGTGTCGAACACCCCCCGCTATGTCCCAGTGGACGCGAGCCTGCTCGGACACCCCGAACACCAGGCACACTAAAGTAACGGAACCGCTGGACTGGACTTCATCGTCAGAAGGCGATGAGATTACAATTGAAATGGCTTCAGAACTTTCTGGAGAGATAATAATCTGCGTTTATGTGACTCGAATGTTCAGACTATATTACATTCTGAAAATGAAGAGcacacagtttttttaaaaaaaaaagtattatttatcaAAGAGTATACATCTAGACCACTAGTTCTCGACCTTTTTTTTATGTCCAGGGACCCCCTAACTTAAAAAGATCCCAGACACAACCTTATAATTTCACCATCTTATTCATGAACGGTTTCTTACACATTTCATTCCTTTAATAGTTTGCAGAAATGTTTCTGTGAACGGAAAAAATGACTAAAACAGATCAACAAAGGAGCACAGGAAAATACTGACAGCATGCCTTGCTATGCACCCTTTgcggtccgtttattcagcgcttgtcaggcgtgtcgggtccagtttattttacacacgctgtttaaaatattggtGTCGAACACGCGTGTAAATCTTGTGCGGAATGTGGTCGAGtgattgatagccagttaatcacTCCACCACGATATAAAAGCCGTATCCCACATTATAACCAGACACTGTTTTCTATGGAGCTCAGGCTGCTGTCCTGGTATAGCTCAATGACAGGTGTGAAGACACCTGCTCTGAAACCACCCGAGCCTTGCTCTAAGCAGCAAACTCTTCCACTGGACCGCAAAGTCTATTTCAGACTAACAGAGGTAAACAAGAGTCTACGTTTTGCTCTGGGAACACAGAGTGTTGTAGTGTTGAGAAACACCATGCTTTGAATCACAGGAAGGCTCGTTTGAGTTCAGACAATTAAACCAAGGGATAGTGCAGGAGAACAGAAGATTGTTAAATTTGTTTCGTACTTACTTACTAACAGCCTGGTGCCATTTCCATAATACACCATAATTTGGGAGCTAAACCCACAGTAGTAGGTCCCCGAGTCGTTCACCTGTACGCTGGTTAAGGTTAAGGAGCATCTCTTCTTTGTCGGTGCGTCAGCCTCGCTTCCACGACTCCCACCTGGGGAGATATTTGAATAAACAGCCAGAGCCGGGACCCTGCTGGGCTGCACCTTGAGCCACAGAACAGAGTAGCAGTGCCCGGTCAGGTCTCCGATATCACAGGTGAAGTGCACCGTGCTCCCGACCTCAGCTCTTACTACGGGCGGGTATTGGAATACTGCAGAAACTGTAacgagaataataataataataataatataacaatattttCCATGCCTTCAGAAACATTAaagcagcaacaaaaacaaacctacaTCAAAAGCAATATTCTAAAATGTGTTAAGTGCACTATAATATCATTTTTCTCTTTCATTGAACGACACAGTCGCTCTCTTGaagatacaaataaattaaacatgaattACTTTACACCTGGATAGACGAGATGACAAATATCACATTAAGAAAATGATAATAACTGCATCTGAAAAAATAACCAATTGCATTTCGGTCCTGTACTACTTTGAATTTCCAACGAACCCCTTCGATTAAAAGCAAATTCAGGCATAAGGCGATATCTACATCTTTCATGGTCTACCAATTTCCTATGAAACCGCCACTGTTCAAACATATATGTAAAGTCCAAAGCTATGATGTATTAAGTTAatgtctgtaaaaatataaaattaaaactaaaccaACTCTGGCGGTGATAAAAGTGTTTATAATACGACTGGGGGTTGTTATGTTGGTTTTGCTGTGTAATTTGTGTTTGCCTCTGTTTAGAAATCATAATTTAGAAGTGAATAAACGAATAAATAAATAGGGTACCTTGCAGGGCTCCATAAGTTAAAAAGACGAGGGAGAGAGAAATGCGCAGGGTCTGCATGATGGAGACAGCAAGGCGACAAGCAGGCTTGCTTTAGTGTCAGAGACTCGACACAAAGTTCAGGTCATCGTGTGATTTGTGGTGGGAGATTGAAAGAATTACCAAATAGGTCAACCGACAATAGC
This is a stretch of genomic DNA from Polyodon spathula isolate WHYD16114869_AA unplaced genomic scaffold, ASM1765450v1 scaffolds_1585, whole genome shotgun sequence. It encodes these proteins:
- the LOC121309928 gene encoding immunoglobulin kappa light chain-like isoform X1; translated protein: MQTLRISLSLVFLTYGALQVSAVFQYPPVVRAEVGSTVHFTCDIGDLTGHCYSVLWLKVQPSRVPALAVYSNISPGGSRGSEADAPTKKRCSLTLTSVQVNDSGTYYCGFSSQIMVYYGNGTRLLVKSSEAISIVISSPSDDEVQSSGSVTLVCLVFGVSEQARVHWDIAGGVRHGLTDSDSTPDFIRNQITIQGEVWMSGTVCTCVVETESGRNVSRSVSKTGNPAAPIALLYGNVVAVSLLLIAVLVVAVMCFCRRNTSSGNKNEIGHSGARLSSGSKLREQEREEVQYASLDFNARGRK
- the LOC121309928 gene encoding immunoglobulin kappa light chain-like isoform X2: MQTLRISLSLVFLTYGALQVSAVFQYPPVVRAEVGSTVHFTCDIGDLTGHCYSVLWLKVQPSRVPALAVYSNISPGGSRGSEADAPTKKRCSLTLTSVQVNDSGTYYCGFSSQIMVYYGNGTRLLVKSSEAISIVISSPSDDEVQSSGSVTLVCLVFGVSEQARVHWDIAGGVRHGLTDSDSTPDFIRNQITIQGEVWMSGTVCTCVVETESGRNVSRSVSKTGNKNEIGHSGARLSSGSKLREQEREEVQYASLDFNARGRK